The Deinococcus carri genome segment AGCAGTGGAGCGAGATCCTGCAAGACGCCGACAAGGGCCGCGAGGCGCTCGTCGTGACGGCGTGGGCACCCGACTACGCCGACCCCGACAACTTCGTCTCCACCTTCTACAGCAGCCAGGGCTTCTACCACCCCCGCGTGGGCTTCAAGGACCCGCAGATCGACAGCTGGATCCAGGAGGCCCGCAGCACCACCGACGCCGAGCGCCGCAACCAGCTCTACACCCAGATCGCCGAGCGCGCCCGCGATCAGGCCTACTACATCCTGATGCCCAGCAGCCCGGCCATCTTGCCCTACCGCGACAACCTCCAGGGCTTCAGCAAGGACGACTACAACCCGATGCTCTCCTTCAGCACCTTTGGCACGGGGACGCACTGGAAGGACCTCAGCAAGAGCTGATCGAACCACCTTCCGCCTACAGGGCTTTGCAGCAGGCCGCCTCCCGGTGTGGGGGCGGCCGTTTCCCGTATTCTGCGGGCATGCACGACGCCGACGCCCCCGATGCCGATACCCCCGAGACCCAGACGCGGCCCATCACCCTGCTGCTGGTCGACGATCATCCGGTGGTCCGCAAGGGCACCCGCGAACTGCTCGAGGGCGAGGCCGACCTGCGGGTGGTCGGGGAGGCCGAGAGCGGCGAGGAGGCGATCCGGCAGGCCCGGTCGCTGACCCCCGACGTGATCCTGATGGACGTGTCGATGCCCGGCATGAACGGCATCGAGGCGACCCGCGCCATCAAGGCCGAGCGGCCCGGTGTGGGCGTGCTGGTGCTGACCAGCTACGACGACGACGCCTACGTGTTCGCCCTGCTGGAGGCGGGTGCGGCGGGCTACCTGCTCAAGAATGCCAGCGAGGACGACCTGCTGGGGGCCGTGCGCGCCGTCGCCGCCGGGGAAAGCGCCCTGCACCCCTCGGTCGCCCGTAAGGTGCTCGAACGCTTCAGCACCCACCAGACGCCCACGCCCCCGGAAGACGCCCTCAGCCCCCGCGAGCTGGAGGTGCTGCGTGTGGCCGCCACCGGCCGCACCAACAAGGAGATCGCCCGCGACCTCGACATCAGCCCCCGCACCGTGCAGGTCCACCTCGCCAACATCTTTTCCAAGCTGGGGGTGGGCAGCCGCACGGAGGCGGTGCTGTACGGGATCAAGCGGGGGTGGATCGACCCGAAGAGTTTGTAGGGGAGAGGAGTTAGGAATCAGGTATCAGGAAGAGCCAGCAGGTGCAGTAGCTTGAGCCTGGTCTCTCCTAACCCCTCCTCATGACCCTCGCCTTCCCCCCCGACCTCAGCGCCGCGCCCACCGTGCGGGCCTTTGGGCTGGCGCTGGCCGGGTTCGCGTGCCGGGCGGTGCGGGCACACGGGGTGCAGGTATGGGCGGTGATAGGCGGGTCGCTGGTGGTCGTGGGCGAGGAGGGCCGGGGGCTGGGGCTGAGTGACGGGACGCTGGCGGCGCGCTCGCTCGCCGGGGGGCAGCCGCTGGCCGAGGGGATGCTGAGCTGCCTCCCCTTTGGCGGGGGCGTGCTGGAATTCGTGGGAGCGGACCCGGAGGGGGTGGAGGCGCTCGCGGGCCTCGCGCCGCTGCTGGCGCTGGCGCTGGAGGGGGTGCAGGCGCGCGAGGTGCGCCGGGGCCGGGGCCGGGTGGCCGAGACGGTCGAGCAACTGGTGCGGCGGCTGGGCGGCAGCCTGGACCTGCCGGAGGTGCTGACGGCGACGGCGGAGACGGCGGCCCTGGCGCTGGGCTTCGGGCGGGCCTTTGTAGGGCTGTTCAGCGAGGTGGGCGAGGGGCGGGCGCGCACCGGGGAGGTGTTCACCTACGGCTTCGACTCGGCCTTTACGGGGGGCATCGGGGTGGGGCCGGTGTCGTTCGGGCGGCTGGTGGACCGCGGCGAGGTGATTCACTACGAGCGGGCGCGCGACCTGGGCACCCCGCTGGCGGCGGGCCTGGCCGAACTTGGTCCGGAAGTGGCCCTGATTGCGCCGCTGCGGGCGCGGGGCCATCCCCTGGGCGTGCTGTACGTGGACAGCCTCACGCGCGGCGCGCGGGCGAGCGAGGACGACACCTGGCTGGTGCTGGCGCTGGCCGAGCAGGCCAGCCTCGCCATCGACAACGCGCGGCTGTACGCCACCGAGACCCGCAAGCGCGAGGCCGCCGAGGCGCTGCGCGAGGCGGGGGTGGCGCTGGCGGGCAGCCTGCACCTCCCCGACACGCTCTCGCGGCTGCTGGAGCGGGCCGTGTCCCTGTTCGGGGCCGACGCGGCGGCGGTGTACGAGCGGCAGCCCGACGGCCGCACCCTCACCATCCGCAGCGCCGTGGGCCTCTCCAGCGAGTACATGCTGCGGGTGCGCGCCAAGGTGGGGGCGGGCGTGACCGGGCGCGCGGTGGAACGGCGCGAGACGGTCGCCGCGCGCGACCTCACCCGCGAGCATCTGGGCGGGGGCAGCCGCTACACCCGGCAACTGCTGGCGGCGGGCCGCTATCCCTACCGGGGGGTGGTGGGCCTGCCGCTGGGCACCCGCGCCGGGGTGTTCGGGGCGCTGACGCTGTACTGGACTGAGCCACTGCCCCTGGACCTGGACGACCTCGCGATCGCCGAGGTCTTTGCCGCCCAGGCCAGCCTCGCCATCGAGAACGCCCGGCTGTACGAGGAGGAGCTGCGCCGCGAGCGCGAGGCCGCCGTGCTGCTGAACGTCGGGCGGCTGCTGGGCGAGGACCAGAGCGACCGGGCGCTGGCGGAGGCCGCGCGGCTTTCCACCCTGGCCCTGAACGCGGCGCGCGGCCTGATCGCCCTGACCGGCGAGGGGGGCGAGGTGACGCGCTGCGCGACCTTCAACCTCCACCCGCCGGGAGCGGCCGAACTCGCCTCGCTGCTCGCGCAGGTGGGGCGCGGCCCCCGGCCCCTGACGCGCCGCCACGCCCTCCCGGTCGCGGGCAGTGCCCTGATCGTGCCGCTGCACGGCGACCCCGGTGCGGGAGGCCGCCCGGATCACCTGCTGGGCTTTCTGTACGCCGACGACCCCGGCAGTGCCGCGCCGGGCGACCGCGTGCTGGCCCTGTCGCGCAGCGTGGCCGACCAGATGGCCCTGACCCTGTCGCGCGAGCGGCTGCTCTCGGCCCTGGCGCGGCAGGAGGCCCGCTACCGCCAGCTCGCGGAGGGTGCCCACGACCTGATCCTGAGTTCCGGCCCCGGCGGCGAGATCACCTACGCCAACCCCGCCGCGACCCGCCTGCTGGAGCCGCTGACCGGGCCGCTGCTGGGCGCGAACCTGCTGCGGCTGCCCACGCCCGCCTCCCGGCCCGCGCTGCAAGCGGCCTGGGAGGCCGTGAACACCCACCCTGCGGGGGGCCGCGCCGAGATCGAGGTGGGACCCTACCGCCTGGAGGTGCGCCTCAGCGCTGTGCGGCAGGCCGGGGCACCCCACAGCGTGCTGACGGTGGCCCGCGACCTCTCCGAACTCCAGACGCTGGCCGCCGAGATTCAGCGCCGGGGGCAGGCGCTGGAGGCCGCCACCAGCCGCACGCTGGAGCTGCGCTCCTACCTCACCCTCTTTACCCAGGCGCAGGAGGAGGAGCGCCGCCGCATCAGCCGCGAACTCCACGACGACACCGCGCAGGTGCTGGTCGCCACCTCCCGCCGCGTGGGCCGCCTGGCGCGTGACCTCGCGGGGCCGCAGCGGGAGCGCGCCGACGACATCCTGGGCGACCTGCAACAGGCCATCGAGAGTGTGCGCCGCTTTGCCCGCAACCTGCGTCCCAGCGTGCTCGACGACCTCGGCCTGCTGCCCGCGCTGGAGTGGCTGGCCGGGCAGGCCCGCACCGACACCCGCCTGGAGGTCAGCGGGGCCGAGCGCCGCCTCGCACCGGCCCTGGAACTCACGGTCTTCCGCCTGGCCCAGGAGGCCCTGACCAACGTGGACAAGCACGCCCGCGCCAGCAGCGCCGCCATCCGCGTCGCCTTCGACGTGGGGGAGGTGCGCGTCGCCATCACCGACGACGGCCAGGGCTTCACCGCCGAGCAGGCGCAGGCCCGCGCCCAGGCCGGCCACCTGGGCCTGCTCGGCCTGCGCGAGCGCGTGACCCTGGCCGGGGGCGACCTGGCCGTGGACAGCGACCCTGGCCGGGGCACGCGGCTCACGTTCACCCTGCCGGGCTGAGCGTCACAGCACGTTCTGGACGGTGGTCGTGGGAACGGCAGATGGCGTGGGCGGCCCCTCCCCCGGCAGGCTCTCAGGAAAGCTGCGGCCCGCCTGTTCCGTCCCCTTCGGGCGCGCGAAGGCTTCCAGGGCGCGCGCACCTGCCCCGGCGAAGACCACCCCCACCAGTGCGGCCGCGAACGCCTGAAACTGGGTGCCTAGCGAGGCATTGAGCGTCTTGTCGTAGGCCGTGACCAGGGGGGTGGTGTTGCGGGCCTCCACCTGTGCCCGGTACACCGCCACCTGCCCCGTATAAACCTTGACCTGTTCGGCATAGAGGGCCACCTGAAGCTCGGTCGCGGTGGGTGGGGGTGCGGCGGGAGCGGTGGGTGCGGGCGGCATCTCGGCGGCGTGTGCCGCGCGGGAGAGCAGCGTATTGGCGTGCCAGAGGTACATGCCAATCAGGGCGGCCAGCCACAGCAGCAGCAGCCAGCGGAAGGGGGCGGTCAGAACGGGGGCAGGCGGGGTGGACATGCGGGAACCTCCTTGACGCCGGGGACACCCTCACTTTAGGGCGGGCGCAGAAAGGGCGGCGCGGTCCCCCTCACCCATGCCGCGCCAGAAAAGCCTCCCGCGGCATCCAGGCCAACTTCGGCTCCGTCTCCGAGGGGCCGGTGGTCGTGCCGTACACCGCGCGCATCAAGCGAAAGCCCAGGCCGTACACGCGGGCGCGCAGCGGCGGCAGGGGCACCAGGGTGAAGCCGTTCTTCTCCAACGGCCCGTGAAAGAGGGTCACGGCGAAGACTGCCTGCGCCTCCCGCAACTCGGGCCGTTCGCGCAGGGCGTGCGCCACGTCGCGCAGGGACCGCTGGTAGGCGCGGTAGGCCCTCAGGGCGCTGCGGGAGGTCAGGCCCACCAGGCGCGGGCTGTGCAGGTGCAGCTCGGCGGCGGGCGTGCCGGGTGGGAAGGGCAGCTCCGGGGGAACGGGCTGCGCCGCCACCCGCATCACCGCGTCCGCCCGTTCGGTAAGGGGCACGACGCCGTGTGCCCGCTCGAAGCGGTCGTCCACCAGGCGGCGGTAGAGGTGCAGCAGCAGGTCGCGGGGCGTGGCGGGCCGCAGCCCCGGCAGGTCGCGCACCGGCACCAGGCGGTAGCCCAGCTTCTTCAGACGCGCCAGCGTGGGGGCGAGGTCGCCGGGCGGCACACGTAGCGTCAGGCCCGGTTCCGGGCTGGGGGAGGGGAGGGGCAGCGGATGGACGCCGCGCCGCGCGAGCCAGGCCAGGTGCGGGCGGCCGAGGTCGGCCTCCTCCAGCGCCCAGGCCGTCACGGGATGGCCCGCCGTCACCTCCAGCAGGGGGAGGTCGCGCGGCTCACCCCAGCCGGCAATTTCGTGCCCGGCGCGGGTGGCGGCCCACACGTCCTGCGGCATCCGGGCGGCGAGCGCGGGCGGCAGCAGCAGCGTGGCCCGGACCTCCGCCTGGGCGAGTGTGGTCAGCGCCTCCCGGAGTTCTGCCGCCGCCTGCACCGGAACCGTGAGGCCCAGGTACGGGTCGCCGGGGTGGCTGCCGTGCAGGGCACCGTAGGCCCCGGCGCGGGTAAGGGCCAGCCACAGGGACCGGGCCGGAGCGGGCAGAGCGCACATGGCCCGACTGTAGCGGCTCGCGTTGCCCTGCGCGTTGCCCTGCACGGCGGCCGACCCTGGCCCGCCTCTCATGTCCGGCGTCGTATGCTCCTGTCTAGTGATGCTTCCGCTTTCCTTTCCCTCCCCGGCGTGCAGGCGAGCAGCATGAAGCCCCTGCGCATCGGGCTGTTCACGGACACGTTCCTGCCCGACCAGAACGGCATCGTGACCAGCGTGGGCCTGCTCAGCGACGAGCTGCGCGCGCGCGGGCATCACGTGGATGTGGTGGCCCCCTTCTTTCCGGAGCAGCAGGACACCCGCCCGGACGTGCGCCGCGCGCCCAGCGTGCGCTACGTGTTCCTGCCGACCTACCGCCTGGCGTGGCCCACCCGCCGGGACTTCGAGCAGAAGTACGACCTGATCCACACCCACACGCCCCTCACGCTGGGGCTGGCGGGGGCGCGGCTGGCCCGCAAGTGGAACGTGCCGCACGTCGCCACCTACCACACCCATATCGAGGCCTACACCCACTACGTGCCGGGCCTGACCGTGCTGCAACGGCAGACGCGGGTGGTGACCCGCCTGATGGGCCTGTACTACCGCCGCGCCGACGCCGTGATCACCCCCACCGCCGCGATGCTGGACGTGACCCGCGAGATGGGCGTCCGCCACCCGGTCGTGATTCCCACCAGCGTCGAGCCGGAGGTGCTGCGTTCGGCCCCACCCGTAGAAAGTCCCTGGCCCGCCGGAACCCGCCGCCTGCTGACGGTCGGACGGCTGGCCCGCGAGAAACGCTTCGACCTCGTGCTGGACACGCTGGCGAACCTGCCGGACGCGCACCTGGTCGTTCTGGGCGAGGGGCCGGAGCGTGAGCATCTGCTGCAGCACGCCGAACGCCTGGGGGTCGCGGGGCGGGTGAGCTTCCTGGGTGTGAAGCCCTGGACCGAGATAGGCGCGTACTACCGCCTGGCCGAACTGTTCCTGTTTGCCAGCGATACCGAGACGCAGGGCCTGGTTCTCCAGGAGGCGCAACTGATGGGCGTGCCGGTCGTGGCGGTGGGGGCGCGGGGCACGCTCAGCGGGGTGGCGCAGGGCCGCAGCGGCTACCTCGTGCCGCCGGGCGACGTGGCGGCCCTGACACGCCGCGCGCAGGCCGTCCTGGGTGACGGGCGGCTGTGGCGGCGGCTGTCGGAGGGGGCACGCGCTTTCGGCACCGCCTGGACGCCCGGCGGGGTGGCCGAGCGGGTGCTGGACGTGTACGCCAGCGTGCTGGGCGTGCCGCGCGAGATTCCCTTTCCCGAGGCGGCCAGCGTCCAGACGGCTAGTCCCCGAAGTACCCTCGCCTATGACCGCTGAGGTTCAGCGCGTGCCGCCACAGGAACGGCAGCCAGCCCCCCTCCAGCCGGCGCGCGCTCGTCTCGACCAGCGCGCCCGGCACATACGCCACCTCGCCCAGTTGCCCCAGCGCCCGCCCCAGCAGCACGTCCTCGTAGGCTTCCACATCGGGATAACCGCCGACCAACTCTGCCGCCGCGCGCGAAAAGGCCATGTTGGCCCCCGCGAGGTTGGGCCGGCCCGCCAGTTCGCAGGCCCGCAGGAAGGTGCCGTAGCCCAGTTCGGAGCCGGCCCTCACCGGCCGCGACACGCCGCAGAAGCGCATCGGGCCGTAGAGGGCCACCCGGCCCGGTGCCGCGTCCGCTGCGCCCGCCAGCCGGGCCAGCCACTCGGGGGCAGGCAGCGAGTCGGCGTCGGTCGAGGCGACCCAGGGGGTGTGGGCGGCGTCCAGCCCGGCCTGCCGCGCGCGGGCAATGCCGCGCACCTCGCAGGACACCACCTGCGCGCCCCACGCCCGCGCCACCCCGGCCGTCCCGTCATGGCTGGCGTTGTCCACCACGATGACGGCGGCGGGGCGCTGCGTCTGGCGTTCGAGGGCGCGCAACGTCAGGGGCAGGTACTGCGCCTCGTTGCGCGCGGGAATCACGACCGTGAAGTCCGGCACCGCGCCAGGGTAGCAGCCTCCCGCGAACTGTGCATCTGCCCCCGTGGCCGCGGGGGGGGTAGATGACCCGCCGCCTCCCCCCCCTGCCGCTGCGCCGGGATGCGCTCGGCAGTGTCGCGGCCACCGCACTGACCCTGGCCTGCGCGGAGTTTGTCCGCAGTGGCCTCTACGCCGCCTACCTGCCGCAGGCCGCGCCCCGTGACCTGGGGCTGCCCCTGACCGCGGTGGGGGCTGCCTGGACCGCCCACTTCGCCGCCGACACGGTGATGCGCGGCCCGGCCGGGGCCTTGATCGCCCGCTTCGGCCTGCGGCCCGTGATGTTCGGGGGGGCGCTGCTGAGTCTGGGCGCGCTGGCGCTGCTGCCGCTGGTCCACAGCGTCTGGCTGCTGGTGCTGATCGCGGCGCTGCACGGCATCGGCTTTTCCACCATGTGGCCCGGCACCATGAACCTGACCGCCGAGGCCGCCCGCCCCGGCTACCAGGGCCGCGCCCTGACCTTTGTCAGCCTCACGGTGATGCCGCTGGTGGGGGCCGGATTCCTGCTGTTCGGGGCGGTGGCGGGGCGGGCGGACCGCTGGCCCTACCTGCTGGCGCTGGGGGTGCAGGGGCTGGGCCTGCTCACCGCGCTGGCGGTGCCGCTGCGTGCCCCCAGGGCCGCGGTCCAGGAAGAGGCTCCGCCGCCCGCGGGCCAGGGCGTGCGCGCCTCGGTCCGTGCCCTGGTGCCGCTGCTGCCCGCCGCCTTCATGCAGACGCTGACCCTGACGCTGCTGGGGCCGCTGCTCTTCACGATTGCGCCGCAACTCGGCGTGAACTACTGGGGCATGGTCGCGGTGCTGGCGGTGGGCGGCGCGGTGGCCTACGGCAGCCTGCCGCTGACCGGACGGGTGGCCGACGGCGGCCACGCCCGGCTCGCGGTGATGCTGGGCTTCGCGCTGCTGGGGCTGGCGCTGGCCGGATTCGCCGCCACGCCGCCCGCCTGGGTGCTGTACCCGCTGGCGGTGGTGGCCGGGGTGGGCTACGCCTTCATCATGCCGGGCTGGGCGGCCCTGGTGACGGGCACCCTGCCCGAGGCCCAGCGCCCCGCCGCCTGGGGCGTCCTGATGACCGTGGAGAACGCCGGAACCGCCCTCGGCCCCCTGGTGGGCACCTTCGCCTTTCAGCGCCTGGGCGCGACCGGTCCCTTTCTGACCGGGGCGGTGCTGGCCCTCACCACCGCCGCCGGGTACGTCCTGTTCCGCCGCGCCTTTCCGGAGCGCCGGGACGCGCAGCCCACCTGACGCGATGCGGCGCGGCTGGCTGGTTCCTCTGGGGCGGGCGCTTCTCGCTGTCCTGCTGGCCGATGTGCTGGGGCGTGCCGCTGGTTGGGGTGCCCTCGGCGCGGGGGGCCGTGAGTTCCCACGGGTGGCCCTCACCTTCGACGACGGTCCCAGCGAGCAGACGCCCGCCCTGCTGGCCGTCCTCGCGCGGCACCGGGCACCCGCCACCTTTTTCGTGACGGCACCCGCCGCCGCACGCTGGCCGGAGCACCTCCGGGCCTTGCAGGCGGCGGGGCATGGGGTGGAGGCGCATGGCCGCTGGCATACCCACGCCCTCCTGCTTCCGCCCTGGCGCGAGTGGGCGCAGGTGCGCTGGCATCCCCGCGCGGGCGAACCCCGCCCCCACCTGTACCGCCCGCCCTACGGGGGGCACAGTCCCCTCACGCGGCTGCTGGCCCGGCTGGCCCGCCGCCAGCTTGCCCTCTGGGATGTGGAGGGCCGCGACTGGACCCCGCAGCCCGCCGCCGACCTCGCCGCGCAGACCCTGGCCCGCACCCGCCCCGGCAGCGTCATCCTGCTGCACGACGGTCCCGCCGTCACGCCGGAGCTGCTGGACGCGCTGCTGAATGGTTTACGGGAACGCGGCCTGACCCCGGTCCTGCTGGCCGACCTTCCCCCGCGCCGCATCGGGTGGTGGGAGGGGCTGGGGCGGCTGGGGGCGAGTTACGGGGGGTGAGGGGAAGGCGGAAGGTAAATGGCAGAAGGCCAGGGGCAGCTTCCGCGTGGCCCGGTGCCTTCAGCCCTGGGCCAGCCGCCTGATCTCCTCTGCAATCACCGCCAGCGCTCCCCCCGGCCCCACCCGCGTCAGGCCGGCCCGCGCTGCCCGCGCCCGCCGCGCCCCGTTCGTCAGGAGCGCCCGGACCTCCGCCGCGACCGCTTCCGGCTCGGGCGGAACCACGCTCAGCGCCCCTGCCAGCAGTCGCCCCTGACGGCGGGCGAAGCCGGGGGTGAACTGGGGGCCGCGCGTGGGGAAGGCGACGACCGGCACGCCCAGGCCCGCGAGTTGCTCGTTCGCAGTGCCCGCGGTGCCCACCGCCACATCCGCCGCCCGCGCCACTGCCCCGAACGCGCCGCGCAGCAGGGCGACGCGCGTGCTCCCACCCTGCGCGAACGCCGTGTTTTCCTCCCGCACGTTCAGCGTCCAGCCTTCCGGCAGGGTCGCGGCCTCCCAGCCGTGCGGCCAGGCGACGAGCGCGGCCACCTCCGGCAGATGGGCCGCCGCGCGCAGCATCAGCGGCAGGCTCTCCCGGTGGTCCTCCCGCGAGCCGGGCAGCAGGGCCAGCACGGGCCGCTCACCCACGAGGGGGGAGAGGTCGCGTTCCGGCGGGGGCAGCACGTCCATCGCAAAACTGCCTGCCCAGCGTGCCCGCACGCCCCTGGCCGCGTAATACCGGGCGGTCGCCGCGTCGCGCGCGAAGACCGCCTGTGCCCGGCGGGCCAGCCGCAGTTCGTAGGGCATCGGCAGATTCGCGCCCAGGGCGTTCAGCTCGCGCAGCGCCCCGCCCAGGCCCAGCCCCTCCAGGTAATGCGCGCTGAGCAGCGGCTGCACGTGTATCAGCGGGGCACCTGCCAGACGCGCCGCCAGGCTGCCCACCATCAGCGCGTAGGCGTCGCCCACCACGACCACCGCGCCGGCCCCCCGCGCGGCCCGCACGGCCTCCCGCCACTGCCCCAGCGAGGCCCCCACCAGCCCCGCCCGCAGGTCGGAGCGCAGGTTCTCCAGGCTGCCGAAAGGAAAGCCGCCGCTGGGCAGGTCCAGCGCCGCGCCCACCCGCGTAACAAAGGGCAGGTTCGCGTAGGCCTGGCCCGCCCCCACCAGGGGCAGCACGTGCGCCTCGCCGCCCCTCTGCCCGAGCAGGTGCCCCAGCAGCCGCGCCCCGATCAGGTCCTCGGCGGTGCCGTTGGACAGGAGCAGGACGGGCCGGGGCGGGGGGCCGGGGGGTGGGGAGGCGGTCACGCCGCGCAGGATAGCGGGCGCGTGGTACGAATAAGGCTGTGAGCGACTTCGACGCGCTGCAAGCCGCCATCCGCCGCCACGCGGACGAGCGGCAGGCCGAACAGCGTGCCTGCGAGGCCTTTCTGAACGCGCTGTATCACGCCCTGCGCACGTCGAGCGGCCCCGGCCTGCCGCTCAACAACGTGACCCTGGACCCCACCCCCGACCCCGACTCCCGGCTGCGCCCCCCTCCGCCCGGCGGCTGGCACGCGGCGTGGCTGCGCCTGGGCCTGTGCGAGGTGCTGGTGCGGGTCCGGCGCGAGGGGGGGGCTTTCGTGGGCGAGTACGGCCAGAGCGGAACCTTTCACCTCCCCCACGTGTCCGAGGACGACCTGATTGCCCTGGCCCGCCGCCTGCTGCGCGACGTGGCCGCCACCTACGCGGGCGAGGACCGCGCGGCCCGCCCCGAGGTGCCGCTGAACTGACGTGAGGCCGAACGGACGCGGCTTGCCCCTGAATCTGTTGACCTTTTCCGACAGTTTCACAGGCTCCGGGAAGTAACCATCAGGCATGAAGACCAGAAGGACCTTTCCCCGCCTGCTGGCGACCGCCGCCCTGCTCCTGGCCGGGGCGGCGCTGGCGCAGACTGTTCTGTCCTCTGGGACGGCGTCCGCGCCGCTTTCGCCCGCAGTGGGCGGCGAGCGGCGCAGTCTGGAGGTGCCCGGCTTCGGGCGGGTGGCCTATTACGCCGACCCGCGCGGCACAGGCCGCCCCCTGATTCTCACCCACTCGGTCAACGCCGCCGCGAGTGCCTACGAGGTGAAACCGCTGTGGGACGCCTACGCGGGCCAGCGGCCCCTCTACGCGCTGGAGTGGCCTGGCTTCGGCAGCAGCGACCGCCCGGACGTGCGCTACACCCCGGAGCTGATGGTGAAAGCCCTGCGCGCCCTGGTGGCCGAACTGGGCACTGACGTGGACGTGGTCGCCCTCAGCCTCGGCAGCGAGTTCGTGGCGCGGGCGGCGCTGGACGAGGCGCGGATTCGCAGCCTGGCCCTGATCAGTCCCAGCGGCCTGGGCGAGCCGCGGGGCGGCAGCCAGGAGGCGAGCGACGGGAACCGGGGCGAGCGGCTCCACGGCACGCTCAGCACCGTGGGGACACCGCTGTATGCGCTGCTCAGGACCCGGCCCAGCATCCACTATTTCCTGAGCAAGCTCTTTCGCGGGCCGGTGAACCAGGGCCTGATCGAGTACAGCCTGGAAACCAGCCAGCAGCCCGGCGCGAAATATGCCCCCCTGTATTTCATCAGCGGCCTGCTGTTCACCCCCGACGCATTCCGCGAGCTGTACAGCAAACTCAGGGTCCCCACTGTCGTCCTGTACGACCAAGACGGCTTCGTGTCCTTTGAGCGGCTGCCGATATTCGTGCAGCAGCCCGGTGTCAGTGCGGTCCGCATTCCCGGCACCGACGGCCTGCCCCACTTCGAGAAGCCGGCAGAGGTCCGCGCCGCCCTTGACCACTTCTGGGCAACGAACCGCTGAGACCAACTTCAGGTGAGTCGTAGACGAACCCGAGCGGACTTGCAAAGCTGAGGAGTGGCGTCCCCAGGGGCGTCCGTTCACGACGACTGCGCAGCAGAGCGAGAAGAAGAAAAGACCGGCTTGCGGAGGTGGACCATGAGCGGATGAGCCTACGTTTCATGCGGCAAGAAAGGCGAAGGGCCGCCCCTGAGCCTGTGGCCCCACAGAACATCCGGTGTTTTGTCCGGGTGTTCTGGAATCAGAGCAAGTTGGTATGAGTGGGCCGCGGCAGATCTGGACACATGACGGCGCTTCTCATGTCACCATGCGCGGCATGACCGATGACGCCCACGCTCAGGCCAACGCCGAACAGGTCCGGGTGCTGCTGGAGGCGCTGGCCCAGGACGGAGAGACGGAGGAACTGCAACCGGGACCTTCCGGCGCTCCGGACGGGCAGGAAGCCCTGTCTGATCTTGTGGAGGGTTGCCCGTTGTAACCCCCACAGGGGAAAGGACGCACCTCAAGGCTCAGGTTTTTCCCAACGGCCCTTGCAGGTTCCCTAAAACGCACCGTCACCACCTCCGCGCCGCCTCGCCGCACACTGGTTTCATGGAACTCGTCCTCGTGATGGCCGCCGCCACCATCCTCCTGATGGTCCTGGCCTTCCTCTCGCTCACCCGCGACGACCGTGAACTGGCGCGGGAAGACTTCACCCTGGGCGGGGAGGCACGGGGCAGCGACGAGCGGCCACTGAATGCCTGAACACGCGCCCCACCCTGCTGAGTGGCAAGGGTGGGGCGCTGTTCTGCTGCGGGCTACTTCACAACCAGATTGATG includes the following:
- a CDS encoding response regulator transcription factor, producing the protein MHDADAPDADTPETQTRPITLLLVDDHPVVRKGTRELLEGEADLRVVGEAESGEEAIRQARSLTPDVILMDVSMPGMNGIEATRAIKAERPGVGVLVLTSYDDDAYVFALLEAGAAGYLLKNASEDDLLGAVRAVAAGESALHPSVARKVLERFSTHQTPTPPEDALSPRELEVLRVAATGRTNKEIARDLDISPRTVQVHLANIFSKLGVGSRTEAVLYGIKRGWIDPKSL
- a CDS encoding GAF domain-containing protein; the protein is MTLAFPPDLSAAPTVRAFGLALAGFACRAVRAHGVQVWAVIGGSLVVVGEEGRGLGLSDGTLAARSLAGGQPLAEGMLSCLPFGGGVLEFVGADPEGVEALAGLAPLLALALEGVQAREVRRGRGRVAETVEQLVRRLGGSLDLPEVLTATAETAALALGFGRAFVGLFSEVGEGRARTGEVFTYGFDSAFTGGIGVGPVSFGRLVDRGEVIHYERARDLGTPLAAGLAELGPEVALIAPLRARGHPLGVLYVDSLTRGARASEDDTWLVLALAEQASLAIDNARLYATETRKREAAEALREAGVALAGSLHLPDTLSRLLERAVSLFGADAAAVYERQPDGRTLTIRSAVGLSSEYMLRVRAKVGAGVTGRAVERRETVAARDLTREHLGGGSRYTRQLLAAGRYPYRGVVGLPLGTRAGVFGALTLYWTEPLPLDLDDLAIAEVFAAQASLAIENARLYEEELRREREAAVLLNVGRLLGEDQSDRALAEAARLSTLALNAARGLIALTGEGGEVTRCATFNLHPPGAAELASLLAQVGRGPRPLTRRHALPVAGSALIVPLHGDPGAGGRPDHLLGFLYADDPGSAAPGDRVLALSRSVADQMALTLSRERLLSALARQEARYRQLAEGAHDLILSSGPGGEITYANPAATRLLEPLTGPLLGANLLRLPTPASRPALQAAWEAVNTHPAGGRAEIEVGPYRLEVRLSAVRQAGAPHSVLTVARDLSELQTLAAEIQRRGQALEAATSRTLELRSYLTLFTQAQEEERRRISRELHDDTAQVLVATSRRVGRLARDLAGPQRERADDILGDLQQAIESVRRFARNLRPSVLDDLGLLPALEWLAGQARTDTRLEVSGAERRLAPALELTVFRLAQEALTNVDKHARASSAAIRVAFDVGEVRVAITDDGQGFTAEQAQARAQAGHLGLLGLRERVTLAGGDLAVDSDPGRGTRLTFTLPG
- a CDS encoding YkoP family protein gives rise to the protein MRGGPGSAAVQGNAQGNASRYSRAMCALPAPARSLWLALTRAGAYGALHGSHPGDPYLGLTVPVQAAAELREALTTLAQAEVRATLLLPPALAARMPQDVWAATRAGHEIAGWGEPRDLPLLEVTAGHPVTAWALEEADLGRPHLAWLARRGVHPLPLPSPSPEPGLTLRVPPGDLAPTLARLKKLGYRLVPVRDLPGLRPATPRDLLLHLYRRLVDDRFERAHGVVPLTERADAVMRVAAQPVPPELPFPPGTPAAELHLHSPRLVGLTSRSALRAYRAYQRSLRDVAHALRERPELREAQAVFAVTLFHGPLEKNGFTLVPLPPLRARVYGLGFRLMRAVYGTTTGPSETEPKLAWMPREAFLARHG
- a CDS encoding glycosyltransferase family 4 protein, whose product is MKPLRIGLFTDTFLPDQNGIVTSVGLLSDELRARGHHVDVVAPFFPEQQDTRPDVRRAPSVRYVFLPTYRLAWPTRRDFEQKYDLIHTHTPLTLGLAGARLARKWNVPHVATYHTHIEAYTHYVPGLTVLQRQTRVVTRLMGLYYRRADAVITPTAAMLDVTREMGVRHPVVIPTSVEPEVLRSAPPVESPWPAGTRRLLTVGRLAREKRFDLVLDTLANLPDAHLVVLGEGPEREHLLQHAERLGVAGRVSFLGVKPWTEIGAYYRLAELFLFASDTETQGLVLQEAQLMGVPVVAVGARGTLSGVAQGRSGYLVPPGDVAALTRRAQAVLGDGRLWRRLSEGARAFGTAWTPGGVAERVLDVYASVLGVPREIPFPEAASVQTASPRSTLAYDR
- a CDS encoding glycosyltransferase; this translates as MPDFTVVIPARNEAQYLPLTLRALERQTQRPAAVIVVDNASHDGTAGVARAWGAQVVSCEVRGIARARQAGLDAAHTPWVASTDADSLPAPEWLARLAGAADAAPGRVALYGPMRFCGVSRPVRAGSELGYGTFLRACELAGRPNLAGANMAFSRAAAELVGGYPDVEAYEDVLLGRALGQLGEVAYVPGALVETSARRLEGGWLPFLWRHALNLSGHRRGYFGD